The DNA segment ATGACCCCTACTGGcctctgattttgtttttcttaatcacttgatgcacatttttaaatttccccgATCCAGCAGCAGCCATTTTTGTGCCTTCAGCCTTCTCGGACAAATTATTTCTTCTCAGCAACAAAAGGGggaaagtaaaagtgaaagtgaaatatttatatataactGCTGTATTAGGTATTGAAATGATCTGAGCTCTTTTGGTTTTCATTTGCTGTTTCCTCTCGTGAGTGATCTTTAACAAGCCACACACTTGCAGTTTGAATATTCAATTTGTTTTCCAGCTCTTGTAGATGAGACtgtaaagtgtgttttgtgtcgtgacctctctctctctataccCCACCCTTTGTTTGCGTCTGTCTTCCATTTCCTCCCTTTACTGCCTTTTTCTTGCCTTTAGAGCTGTTTGATCTCTTAACTGCTATTCTGCTTTTTTAGTGGAGATGGTCTGACCCTTCCCAGAGTTCAGTGTCCCAACCACCCTGATGCCATCCTGGTGGAGGACTACAGAGCAGGGGACATGATTTGCCCTGAATGCGGCCTTGTAGTAGGTCAGTATATGCACTACAACATCATGTGCACTTGTGAATAATAGAGCTTTTAGTGTAACAACACATGCTTCTGTTGCAttttactttcctgtttttttttctttttatttactccACTCAGTAGACCTCTGTCACAGTCAGATATTCAGCAGATGCTAAACTCTCTCAGCACGTGTCTTCCTGAACCTGTTTGCTTTGGTTTGAGGGCAGCGCGTTTAAAATTTTCATGTGAACATCAGCTGAGTTGACAGGCTACACAAGGACACAGTCTCCAATGTGGGAAAGCTACCtgcaattatttaatttatcagtAATGCCATCTAACCTGCCAACAGATATTCATCTTCAGGATCTAGCAGCATTGCCACGCCTCCTTAGTTTATGTTGTACTCTGCCAggtcaaaaaaaagtgcactttgctttttttgattAGATTTCACATCTCAGTGGTGATGTGgttaaaattctggaaaagAATAACATCAGTGAAGTATTAGAATAAATGTTTAACAGTTATATCTCAGCCTGGTCTGGTGTTTTCATTTATCACCAAGGTGCATACAGTCATGAAAAGCACAGGCAAAGCGTacgaggaaaaaaaatctttcaacaTGTGATGCAGACTGTAGGACAAAGCCGCAGGGAACACACAGTTCTCCTCTAATGAGCCCGCTGAGCGGAGACCAGGTCAGGTGAGAGACGAGAGACGCCAGCCGCTGTCTGCTGCGAGCTAAAGTGCCCTCTGTTCCTGCTCCCATAGCTGTGGCTGCCCTCTGAGgagatgaatgaatggatggtATAAAAAAGTCTAACAGgattaaaatatcagaaatctAATCCTCCACCCCGCTGTGCAGCTCCAAGAACAGACAGTCATGATAACTAACTATATACCCTTCCTTTGTCACACCGTTTATCTTTTGTACATCTCAGATTTGATGTACGTGAATGACTGAACATTTGTTCAGATCATGTCTTGTTTCTGACTCACAGCACACAATGATAagtaatgaaaaacaagagagggaaggaaagaCGTTTGTGCAAGATTCAGATTATATTATCGTAGTAAAACTTAAAGTGGGCTGTGGACGAGCTGAAGAAAGAGCGCGGAGATAATGAGACGatattatttacaatatttgaGTTTTAGACGCCGGAAGACATGTTTGCATGAGGGAGTTGTGCTGATATGGAACCATCTTCAGGTTAATTATTCCAGAGGGAGGAGAACAAAGTGGAGACACATAATTTGTGTGCACaagttgtttgtatttttaggtGACTCACACAATGCTGAATAAAATCTGTCACATGTATCAAAGTGCTGTGTCCCATTTCTGAGACTGACTCACTGTTTGACTCACTACAGTTCACCAATCTTGTTTCTGTCagggagggaagaaaaaaacctgtttctgaaaaaaaggtgCAGCCGTCGATGCGCAAGATTGTATTAATGAGTAGTCCCCACATAtatgggtattttttaaaacgtaCATAATGTAATAATGAGGGGTTATTTTTAGGCCTCTGATTGGTCGACCCTTCCTCTTATTCCTCTTTGTGTGATTGGGTTACATAGTCATCTGTTGGTTTGGCGTGCTATGATAGCgcttcagttgtgtttttgtgtttttatttggactcagatgttttttaaatttcttgtgtggacgtttttctttgttttttttttttaaagatgattttatcAGGCTTTTTGCCTTAAATGGCAGGACAGCTTAAGTGCGaaacagggagggagaggggacgacatgcagcaaagggctgaggccggACTCAAACCCGCAGTGGCGAGGATGTGGCCTCTGTACACGGGGTGCCCCATGTggacacttatttatttttgtttttttccggGAACATGCGGATATATGTGGGCTAGGCCTAAATCTGGatgcattttgcatttgaaacatgatttcttttgttgctgccGCGGCTAAAAACCATCTCATCAATGTCAAAGATTAAAACAGGCGGCGCTCCATCAGAAACACTTTAACTCTACACTGAAGTACGATATATTTTAAATTCCTACAGCAAATATACCAAGTCGGGCTTTTTGGAATGACGTCAAAGAAAATGATCTTGAGCTATTTCTAGGTTTAATTTCGTACGCATCTCATGCATTTTCCTCTCCTCAGGTGACCGTGTAATTGATGTGGGCTCAGAGTGGAGAACGTTTTCCAACGAGAAAGCCCTCAAAGATCCTTCCAGAGTGGGAGACGCCCAGAACCCGCTGCTGAACGGCGGCGACCTAACCACCATGATTGGCAAGGTGAGAGACGGTCGTGTTAAAAATGAACCTTGTTTCCCGCGTTCTGTTAAAATCACAgttgttttcaaatgttaatGATAATTGTTGGaaagtttgaatattttttgattatttcatgTTCGGATGGTATGCTGAAACATTAATGGCATTTAcagttttgataattatttcagcattttaatcaTTGAGATTAAAGTGGAGATAGACGAAATAGAAGTTTTTGCTTTAACTAATCATTATGAAATAAACGTTGATTGCACAGTGTAAAAACTATGGAATAATGACACATTTGGCGTTCAGACTGGTTCCCCATAAATTTGGCTTTTACTGTGCAGTTGTTAAGGCCGATGGTTGCAATCTCCCTGGAAAACGAAGGCTCCATTTACGGCAAACGGAAGTGCCCTTGTAGCTTTCTCTAGTCACCAAAGTGGCGATGTAAGAGACATCAGTGACGCTGTCTGTGAACGTCTGCCGCAATCACAGTAAACCAAGTCCTGAAAAATGACTATGGTATGTCTTGGACTAAGACTACAGTGAGATTTCCTGGTTAACGCCCACCGTTTCCTCCACAGGGAACTGGCGCTGCTAGTTTTGATGAGTTTGGTAACTCGAAGTATCAGAACCGGCGAACCATGAGCAGCTCTGACCGGGCCATGCTCAACGCCTTCAAAGAAATCAGCACCATGGCAGATCGCATCAACCTGCCAAGGAACATCAtagtaagtttgtttttttttaaatatgattgtGTAATGTACTTTTTCGAAATATTATCCTATTAGGTGTGAAACAAGCTGTGaaacaaaaagagccaaaacaaGCTGTAATACCTGCATCATACTaaacgctctcacacacagagagaaaagaaaatcatgcATTTGAAGGCAAAAACACAGTTAGAAAGGGAGCAAAAGAAACTGGAAGTGAACTTGATTCTATGGTAATTCTGTGTAATTCTGTGGTTTATCATTGAGGAGGAAACTAAAGTGCAGGCTGCAGTTCTGCTGAAGTTTACACACGTGTGGGCTGAGGACGCCTTCATACGcgtgtttttgtgtaaaaggcgtctaaaaactgcagttttgttctcttactatttatttaatctattttttatagatgtcaaacttttacaaaaaacatttattttggatttataaagacaaaaaccaTTTAATCCCTACTCTCGGAACAAAACCCTGAAACTTGGTTGAATTTCGGAACAGTTTCGTTGTACATCTGCAGTAATAAAGTGTCTTATATCTTAGGTCTTACGTCTTGGGAAGATTGATGTTAAGACCTTTATTGAGAGGATGCAAATtaattgttttctgtaaattaatgtttttgctcTGCAGGACAGAACAAACAATTTATTCAAGCAGGTTTATGAACAGAAGAGCCTGAAGGGGCGAGCCAACGATGCCATCGCTTCGGCCTGTCTCTACATCGCCTGCAGACAGGAAGGCGTGCCACGAACATTTAAAGGTCAGAGGAAAcggtttattttattgtaaaattttgAGCTATCTGCCGTATTATTGAAGTTGCGACTGCTCTTTAGGAATAATTGTTGGTACAAAATCACCTACGGtggctaaaatgttttcaccatCTCGTGTTAGGAGAGGAAGTTATAGTTTGCGGATTATTTATCCTCTTGCCTCCCCGATGCTGTTTTGTCTGGCCGGTAAAAACATTTCACGACAGGGCGACCTCTGGCTCAACATATAGACCGAGTCCTCAAAGTCACAAAAGAGATTcaccaaagaaagaaaaaaagcggAGAATTTCTTCGACGTCTAAACGAGTTTcgccctctccctccctccacagAGATTTGCGCTGTCTCGCGGATCTCCAAGAAGGAGATCGGCAGGTGCTTCAAGCTGATCCTGAAGGCGCTGGAGACCAGCGTGGACCTCATCACCACCGGAGACTTCATGTCCCGCTTCTGCTCAAACCTCGGTTTACCCAAACAGGTGCAGATGGCGGCCACCTTCATCGCCAGGAAGGCCGTGGAGCTCGACCTGGTGCCCGGCAGGAGCCCCATCTCAGTGGCTGCTGCAGCCATCTACATGGCCTCCCAGGCCTCGGCCGAGAAGAAGACCCAAAAAGGTGAGTGATGAGGCTGTATCTCAATGACAGTTATTTTCCACAGTTATAAGATCACAGTGCATTTCTTGAGAACCAAAAAAGTTCTCATGCAATGGACACCTTCACTACTCCAGGAAATAGGACGAACCTTAGTAACGACTTAGCAATGGGAGATATTTGTTGTCGGCCGAGCTCACAGAACCCTTTTGCAAAGATAGGAGTCCGAATTATCTCCTTACGGATAGTATAGTttaagagagacagaaaaggggggagggggggtgacaaacagcaaagggctgcaggtcgGACTTGAACCTGGGCCGCTGTAAAGGTCTCAGTCTTTAAGGGGGCACAGTCTACAGAATCCTGCTTTTACTCAGACCACAGTATAGATCCTCATGTACTTCAGAGGTTGTCATTCTGGACTTTCTGACCTGTTAAAAATCTACACTA comes from the Plectropomus leopardus isolate mb chromosome 12, YSFRI_Pleo_2.0, whole genome shotgun sequence genome and includes:
- the gtf2b gene encoding transcription initiation factor IIB gives rise to the protein MASTSRGDGLTLPRVQCPNHPDAILVEDYRAGDMICPECGLVVGDRVIDVGSEWRTFSNEKALKDPSRVGDAQNPLLNGGDLTTMIGKGTGAASFDEFGNSKYQNRRTMSSSDRAMLNAFKEISTMADRINLPRNIIDRTNNLFKQVYEQKSLKGRANDAIASACLYIACRQEGVPRTFKEICAVSRISKKEIGRCFKLILKALETSVDLITTGDFMSRFCSNLGLPKQVQMAATFIARKAVELDLVPGRSPISVAAAAIYMASQASAEKKTQKEIGDIAGVADVTIRQSYRLIYPRAAELFPPDFKFDTPVDKLPQL